One Apteryx mantelli isolate bAptMan1 chromosome Z, bAptMan1.hap1, whole genome shotgun sequence genomic window, GAGACCCTCACACCCTCGATAAATCACTCAGCCACCTAGCTTTGGTTGTCCTTGAGCTGATGGAGGGAATCCCTTTTAGAAGGTATAGTTTTGTACTAGTgcggaagaaaagcaaaaaacaaaatcttAATATTTGTCACCAAAAATTCCTGAGTTTTGATGTGCTTTTTAAGCTTCAGTGACTTTTCTATCAAGGTGGTATTAGCAAGCAGGTAAAGATCTGCAGGAGATCGTTCCCTAGCAGAGACACATTCAGTCCTGAACCTCCAAGTTcttgggagaagggaagagaagggaaaggggaaggggaaagtgcAAAACCCAGCAACAGCATTAAtgatttcaaaaacaaaagatAAGGGGCTGATTCAACCTTGCAAGGCAGTGGTTTTAAATTACACTCCTAAAACTTCCTGCTTCATTAATGTTGGTGATCTTCTTTCACAAATAAAATActtaaagcttctttttttttactctacCAAGCCTTTACAGATGTGTGCATAAGAAGAGGTGGGGAAGctgttctttaaataacaaaaacacACATCTCTCTGATGGGAGAAGTCAAAAGGATGCTATCTCATCTAATAAGATATAAAGATGAACTAACCCTTGACAGGTCAAGCTGTGGCTTGTCCGCTTCATATCTATGTTATTTCTAATTTTGTTATTACTCTTTTCAGCTTTGTTTCCTGGGGCCTTTAGCTGTTGCACGAAAATTTCAGATGAAATTCCCAAAGGAATTCTTCGAAGAGTGGAGAGATTTGACATCCAGAAAGCTGATGGCCTGTGTCACTTAGAAGCTGTTATGTAAGAGATGTTTTGGGTGATTCTCTGTGAAAGGGGTACCCTCAAATTAAAAACTGTTAGGTCCCATTTAAACAAGTAAAATCTTAGTATGCTAACATAAATTCAATGAAAAATAAGGTCCTGTGTAATTTAAAAACTGCCCTTTCATGTGTTATTTAGACTTCTGATtgttaaaactgaattttcaatATTAATattgattattattattcagcCTGCACTAACTTTGAAACTCACTTTTCTTTCAGAACTGAAGAAGGACTTACGCACCTTaaggcttctcttttttttcccaactgtTGGTCCAGTCTCCCTACAAACCTTGCCTAAATTCATTATATCAGCTTCACTTTCATACATAGACTATTTctaattaatgtattttttggGGGTGGTAGAATATCACACTGTTTGGGTtaaactgatatattttaaacaaatccTAGTAGGTACCTTTTATTCTTAGATGTttatatgatgatgatgataaaatgCTCTACTTATGTATTGCCAGTACGAATGTAATGTTTTACACTGTGATTGTCTTCAGACTCAgtgaagaagaaaagctttttttctggttttggaaaATGATGTAATCTTGAAAACCTTAGATCCTAACTTTTACAATATCTGAAACAGGGCAGAAGCTAATAGCCACTATATAGCCAAGTATAACTTTGTGGCCTACGTATGTGAGTGATATGTatgataattttaaaaaggatttttttatatattttttttctttgaaactaaCAATTATTTCTCCTTCTGGCAGTCTCTACATAGAAGGCAGAAAGTTCTGTGTAAGCCCACGGATTAGAAGAGTTAAGAAATGGATGAAGAAGAAGATGTTCAAGATTCACAGAAAAAATGGTAGAAGACAAagaaccaaaattaaaaaaaaaagagagaagaagcagTGACATAGGGAAGCAAGCCCCATGATGCGGACACCTGTGGACTACGGCACTGTGTACAAAGATAGCAGAATTCGTCACTGATGGGTGAATGACCTTTCAAATATCCAGTGTCTAAGGGAAAGCAGTATTAGAAAACATCACCTGAACACAAGAATCTTGCTGGTCACAATACCAGCAAAATCACAAGGTCTTTTTGACAATGTTTTGTAGTAAGTGCTCTGATGTATCTCTTAGATCTACAACAGACTTAAATTCTCCTTTCCCCTACCTGGCTTTCATGGCTACCTCCCCTGTAATTTCTGCTTTAACATCCCATTAGGCAGTTGCTTCTCCTTGTTTCATTTTTCCCAGTCCCAtcctttgtccctttctctcctgtTCTTCTCTGTTTGCAATCATGTTTCTGCAACACCTTTGTACTTCTGTCTATTTTGTTTTCTCCCAGTCATgaacttggatttttttctgacATAACTTTACAGATACCTGGTCACTAGTTCAGTTCAAGTTGGCAAAAAGCAAGATATCTTTTTCCTATTCCAAATTCTTTGCTTTCGGCTGTTATTGTCACCGGAAATTTCATTTCACTGTTCATCAGACTCAAAGTGTGGCATCCAAAACTATGCAACGAAATCATCTCCATTGCTTTTGctcatttcttttccccttcaaaTCCTTTGACTGCATTCTTCACACCCTCTTTGCCAAATTTCTTGTAATTACCATCAAGGGTTGCCCATCAGGGCCTTTCTTTGGGGACTGCTAATGATGCCAGTCTGGCTACCCACTCCGTAGCCTTTCTCCCACTGCACTTCACTGTCTTCCACTGTGTGGCAGTCTCcagttccctccctccttccttgaaatgcttcaGACAAATTTAATATTCCCACAAAGCCATCTCAGTCAAATAAACTTTTCCCCCAGAGAAGCACACATGGAAAGTAACAAATAACAGAAAAGAGAGATCTTAAAAAAAGTTAAGTGCCATAGAATGCatacacaaaatattttcctggtgAGCCAAAAATACTTAACATAGGAGTATAATtctcatcttcctcctcttcccctgctAATTACTGTTCGCTGTTCTCATTCATTGCATTTGATTTAAATTAGCTCCTCAGAGTTGTCTCTTGtgtttgttttgtaatttttaagtCTTAACTATATactggaaaaataagaaaatacacaGCAGGTGATAGTAGATAGTAGCTGCTAATAGGTTCCCAAACTAAAATAAAGGTGAACGCCTGTAGATCACTAGAGGATAGGTATGCTCCCACAGATACACATCTGATGAAAGAAGCTTCCTTCCAAAACAGATAAGAGATGTAAATATCACTTCTGATGAGTCAACAGTATCCTAACAGGGATGAGGCAACTTATCTAACTGTTCTTCCAGTTTCTACAGAATATCATACATACATTTGCATAGCTCCATCCTCTGCCTGCTAAAATGGCATGTAGAAACTGCTCTGCCAGGAGCAGAAGTCAAGATTATTCTCTTTGATTGTGAACATGTGCAGAAGCACATGAATGCCTGTTACACCACGCTGGGGAAGCAGAGGAGGTGCAGCTGACTGATGCAAACTGAAGTTTGTTGCATACATTTTCCATCATTTCATTGCATTCTGATACTACACTTCTTAGATACCACAGTGATACACTGAATGCCTGTTAGAAAGAATCCAATCCTAAGGGGCCCAGGTCAGCAGAACAGCAAGACCGCTAAGTTGCTCAAATGTATTACGCTGTATTTGTCACTATCTTACTGGTTCTGGCAGTTCTATTTCTTTTGTTCCTCATGCTCTGCTACTGATTCCAAAT contains:
- the CCL28 gene encoding C-C motif chemokine 28, whose translation is MGVTLVTVFAILTVAVSQTSETLFPGAFSCCTKISDEIPKGILRRVERFDIQKADGLCHLEAVILYIEGRKFCVSPRIRRVKKWMKKKMFKIHRKNGRRQRTKIKKKREKKQ